One part of the Raphanus sativus cultivar WK10039 chromosome 7, ASM80110v3, whole genome shotgun sequence genome encodes these proteins:
- the LOC108814286 gene encoding protein phosphatase 2C 70, with protein MLEMMMSIIGTIMVLMLLLIILFACKPWRFLPLSRSRSSPFSSSTFFKVGDLQRPLVSSHSHDENLIQGGQTSEVSREIDLEESYEGLLHSSLRGGLYKQRLPSSSPLLAPQGESFDLQIISEPSDNALVGEMLKHPAEKLCFDDEVQTYDDSQQPDLDKDILSHLSPPLVAVKDQRSWLSLEVISGPSLGLQYAVHSTSNSKLPVNLGRVSSDMILKDSEVSGKHAQITWNSSKLKWELIDMGSLNGTLLNSRSVSHPDLGSRKWGHPVELASDDVITLGTTTMLSVRISSQNEFQTPFRIGVASDPMAARRGGRELPMEDVCYYKWPLPGANKFGLFCVCDGHGGAGAAQSAVKIIPEVLANILSDSLKKEKVLSQGDASDVLRDVLVKTEARLDDHLYEGCTATVLLVWKDSEEHLFAQCANLGDSACVINHDGRYIQMTEDHRVTSLTERRRIQEAGLSLRDKETRIFGINLARMLGDKFPKQQDGRFSAEPYISEPLRIDQSSKDAFAVLASDGLWDVVSPKKAVQLVLEMREKESSAEKIANGLLDEARVMRTKDNTSIIYLDFDTSL; from the exons atgttagAGATGATGATGAGCATTATTGGGACAATCATGGTTCTTATGCTCCTTCTCATCATCCTTTTCGCCTGCAAGCCATGGCGCTTCCTTCCCCTTTCCCGCTCCCGATCCTCCCCTTTCTCTTCTTCTACCTTCTTCAAG GTTGGGGATTTGCAGCGCCCGCTTGTATCTTCTCATTCTCATGATGAGAATCTGATCCAAGGAGGCCAAACCAGTGAGGTCTCAAGAGAAATTGATCTGGAAGAATCTTACGAAGGGCTTTTGCATTCTTCCCTCAGAGGAGGCCTTTACAAACAAAGgctcccttcttcttctccccttCTCGCCCCCCAAG gTGAAAGCTTTGATCTACAAATAATATCTGAGCCTTCTGACAATGCTTTGGTGGGTGAGATGCTTAAGCATCCAGCTGAAAAACTTTGCTTCGATGATGAGGTTCAAACATATGACGACTCGCAGCAACCTGATTTGGACAAGGATATACTCTCCCAcctttctcctcctcttgttgCTGTTAAAGATCAGA GAAGTTGGTTGTCTCTTGAGGTCATTTCCGGTCCTTCCCTTGGGCTTCAGTATGCTGTGCACTCCACAAGCAACTCCAAGCTTCCAGTGAACCTTGGAAGGGTCTCTTCTGATATGATTTTGAAAGACTCTGAAGTTTCAGGGAAGCATGCTCAAATAACATGGAACTCTTCT AAATTGAAATGGGAGCTGATAGACATGGGTAGCCTTAATGGAACTCTGTTGAACTCTCGGTCAGTGAGTCATCCTGATCTAGGCAGCAGGAAGTGGGGTCACCCTGTCGAGCTTGCAAGTGATGATGTAATAACTTTGGGAACAACTACAATGCTCTCC GTCCGTATCTCATCTCAGAATGAGTTTCAGACACCGTTCAGAATTGGTGTGGCCTCGGATCCCATGGCTGCACGTCGAGGAGGCAGAGAACTTCCAATGGAAGATGTTTGTTATTACAAGTGGCCTCTACCTGGAGCCAATAAG TTTGGGCTGTTTTGTGTTTGTGATGGACATGGGGGAGCAGGAGCTGCTCAATCCGCAGTAAA AATTATTCCCGAGGTTCTGGCGAATATTTTATCAGACTCTCTGAAGAAGGAGAAAGTGTTATCACAAGGAGATGCTTCGGATGTCCTGAGGGACGTGCTTGTGAAAACAGAAGCTCGCTTGGATGATCACCTATATGAG GGTTGTACAGCTACAGTTCTCTTGGTTTGGAAAGACAGTGAAGAACATTTATTCGCACAATGTGCTAATCTCGGGGATTCAGCATGTGTAATCAA CCATGATGGGAGATATATACAAATGACTGAAGATCATCGAGTGACTAGCTTGAcggagagaagaagaatacAAGAAGCAGGACTATCTTTGAGAGATAAAGAGACCAGGATCTTTG GTATAAACCTTGCGAGGATGCTTGGAGACAAATTTCCAAAGCAGCAAGACGGTCGGTTCAGCGCAGAGCCATATATAAGTGAGCCTTTGCGCATCGATCAATCTAGTAAAGACGCGTTTGCTGTATTGGCAAG TGATGGGTTATGGGATGTGGTGAGTCCGAAGAAAGCTGTGCAGTTGGTGCTCGAG atgagagagaaagagagtagTGCAGAGAAAATAGCAAACGGTCTGCTGGATGAAGCTAGAGTGATGCGTACAAAGGACAACACCTCCATTATTTACTTAGATTTCGATACTTCCTTGTAA
- the LOC108815114 gene encoding protein FANTASTIC FOUR 3: MNQDFAEYRVCVLQVRDLRVTHVIGDFLKILHYTSGGMEKLVTHLSNLCTLHSHSLSLFFLLSLLITHFWDTTNWHPLPLIILHPYFQTTLTITSLLFALSQFISSIFFTQMGTVVYQQGFQSSQLDEPRALRLRLSSPNPPFSQPFGLALRSHLLDSFNTEDTRTLNNDKPVASSGHESSGWSFLQSLSSASSSSLSKMTSYEKEKTYVQRPSSRRTLSDESLALCTENLGSETGSDVTDVEDLFSLSLTDVQTKKLGETRTLKSRKENVSPSDLPPPLTSMRGSQCIQMRPHREDGRLVMTATKAPPRNMCFQADRSNGRLRLSILRDSDETVEDEEETVEPKETNEEEEEEEEDVLDDDESMETVERSRRCVEGDQENRGLLNWESLCVAAS; encoded by the exons ATGAATCAAGATTTTGCAGAATATAGAGTTTGTGTCCTCCAAGTTCGTGACTTGCGTGTCACGCATGTAATCGGTGACTTCTTAAAGAt tttgcATTATACAAGTGGTGGTATGGAAAAGCTCGTTACCCACCTCTCTAATCTCTGCACATTGCACAgtcactctctttctcttttttttcttctttctttattaaTAACACACTTTTGGGACACTACAAATTGGCATCCTCTCCCTCTCATTATCCTTCATCCTTATTTCCAAACAACTCTCACAATAACCTCTTTACTCTTTGCTCTCTCTCAATTTATTTCTTCTATCTTCTTTACACAAATGGGAACTGTTGTGTATCAACAAGGGTTTCAGTCATCTCAGCTTGATGAGCCTAGAGCTTTAAGGCTTAGGCTCTCTTCTCCAAATCCCCCCTTCTCTCAGCCCTTTGGTTTAGCTCTCAGGTCTCATCTGCTTGACTCCTTTAATACAGAGGACACTCGAACCCTTAACAATGACAAACCAGTTGCTTCCTCGGGTCATGAATCAAGTGGTTGGAGCTTTCTCCAATCCCTTTCTtctgcctcctcctcctctctctcaaAGATGACGAGCTATGAGAAAGAGAAGACTTATGTTCAACGTCCATCTTCTCGTAGAACTCTAAGCGACGAGAGCTTAGCATTGTGCACTGAAAATCTCGGAAGCGAAACAGGCTCTGATGTTACTGATGTCGAAGATCTGTTCTCGCTTTCTTTAACTGACGTGCAGACCAAGAAACTCGGAGAAACAAGAACGTTGAAGAGTAGGAAAGAGAATGTGAGCCCTAGTGATCTCCCTCCTCCCTTGACCAGTATGAGAGGGTCTCAATGCATTCAAATGAGACCACACCGTGAAGATGGAAGATTGGTCATGACTGCCACAAAGGCACCGCCTCGTAACATGTGCTTTCAAGCTGACCGTAGCAACGGTCGTCTCCGACTCTCTATTCTGAGAGACTCGGATGAAACCGTAGAGGACGAAGAAGAGACAGTTGAGCCTAAAGAAACCaacgaggaagaggaagaggaagaagaagacgtatTAGATGATGATGAATCGATGGAGACTGTTGAAAGATCAAGAAGATGTGTCGAAGGCGATCAGGAAAACAGGGGATTGCTAAATTGGGAATCTTTGTGCGTTGCTGCTTCCTAA
- the LOC108814339 gene encoding glucose-1-phosphate adenylyltransferase large subunit 1, chloroplastic: MVVSADCRISLSAPSCLRGSSGLTRHIKLGSFCNGELMGKKLNLSQLRSSSTNSSKKRIQMSLTSVAGETKVQEIESEKRDPRTVASIILGGGAGTRLFPLTKRRAKPAVPIGGAYRLIDVPMSNCINSGINKVYILTQYNSASLNRHLARAYNSNGVGFGDGYVEVLAATQTPGEAGKKWFQGTADAVRQFHWLFEDARSKEIEDVLILSGDHLYRMDYMDFVQDHRQSGADISISCIPIDDRRASDFGLMKIDDKGRVISFSEKPKGDDLKAMAVDTTILGLSKEEAEKKPYIASMGVYVFKKEILLNLLRWRFPTANDFGSEIIPFSAKEFYVNAYLFNDYWEDIGTIRSFFEANLALTEHPPAFSFYDAAKPIYTSRRNLPPSKIDGSKLIDSIISHGSFLTNCLVEHSIVGIRSRIGSNVQLKDTVMLGADFYETEAEVASLLAEGKVPIGIGENTKIKECIIDKNARVGKNVIIANSEGVQEADRSSDGFYIRSGITVILKNSVIRDGAVI; this comes from the exons ATGGTGGTTTCTGCTGACTGCAGAATCTCCCTCTCTGCCCCGAGCTGCCTACGCGGCTCCTCGGGCCTGACCAGGCACATTAAGCTAGGCAGCTTCTGCAATGGAGAGCTCATGGGGAAGAAGCTCAACTTGTCTCAGCTTCGATCTTCTTCTACTAACTCCTCTAAGAAGAGAATTCAAATGTCTTTGACCAGTGTAGCTGGAGAAACTAAg GTACAAGAAATCGAGTCTGAGAAAAGGGATCCAAGGACGGTAGCTTCCATTATTCTTGGAGGTGGAGCAGGAACACGACTCTTTCCTCTCACAAAACGCCGTGCCAAGCCTGCT GTCCCTATAGGGGGAGCATATAGGTTGATAGATGTACCGATGAGCAACTGCATCAACAGCGGAATCAACAAAGTCTACATCCTCACACAATACAACTCAGCATCACTGAACAGACATTTAGCTCGTGCTTATAACTCCAATGGAGTTGGCTTTGGAGATGGATACGTTGAG GTACTTGCAGCCACCCAAACCCCAGGAGAAGCTGGTAAAAAGTGGTTCCAAGGTACAGCAGATGCGGTTAGGCAATTCCATTGGCTCTTCGAG GATGCAAGAAGCAAGGAGATAGAAGATGTGTTGATCCTCTCTGGAGATCACCTCTACAGGATGGATTACATGGATTTTGTACAA GATCATAGACAGAGTGGTGCGGATATAAGCATTTCCTGCATACCAATAGATGACAG ACGTGCCTCAGATTTTGGTCTAATGAAGATAGATGACAAAGGAAGAGTTATCTCTTTCAGTGAAAAACCTAAAGGAGACGACCTGAAAGCTATG GCAGTCGACACAACTATTCTAGGACTTTCCAAGGAAGAAGCTGAAAAGAAACCGTACATAGCTTCAATGggagtttatgttttcaagaaAGAGATACTGTTGAATCTCTTAag ATGGCGTTTCCCAACAGCAAACGACTTTGGTTCAGAGATTATACCCTTTTCAGCCAAAGAGTTCTACGTGAAT GCTTATCTCTTTAATGACTACTGGGAAGACATAGGAACGATAAGATCTTTCTTTGAGGCAAATCTCGCCCTCACTGAGCAT CCACCTGCATTTAGTTTCTACGACGCAGCAAAACCAATATATACATCAAGGAGAAACCTGCCACCATCAAAAATAGACGGCTCTAAG CTGATTGATTCGATCATTTCTCATGGGAGCTTCTTAACCAACTGCTTAGTTGAGCACAGCATCGTTGGGATTAGATCTAGAATAGGCAGCAACGTTCAGTTGAAG GACACTGTGATGCTTGGAGCAGATTTCTACGAAACTGAAGCAGAAGTTGCATCACTGCTAGCTGAGGGAAAAGTTCCCATTGGAATAGGAGAGAACACAAAAATCAA AGAATGCATTATAGACAAGAATGCTAGAGTGGGGAAGAATGTAATCATCGCTAACTCGGAg GGAGTACAAGAAGCAGATAGGTCATCAGATGGTTTTTACATCAGATCTGGCATTACAGTTATCTTGAAGAACTCAGTAATCCGAGATGGAGCTGTGATATGA
- the LOC108814340 gene encoding LOW QUALITY PROTEIN: 3-dehydrosphinganine reductase TSC10B (The sequence of the model RefSeq protein was modified relative to this genomic sequence to represent the inferred CDS: inserted 4 bases in 2 codons; deleted 1 base in 1 codon) translates to MAASSAIFLFLTLFIVSLLIILALIAHPRPVKIPIKSRHVFITGGSSGIGLALAHLAASEGARVSILARSVSKLXPIATFSADVRDYDAVFRAVDQSGPIDVLIVNQGVFIEKELEKQSMEEVKFMIDVNLVGSFNVIKAALPLMKGRGGPASISLVSSQAGQAGIYGYTAYSASKFGLQGLAQALQQEVISHDIXVSLLFPPDTDTPGFQEEQRKRPELTSIIAASSGSMKTKEVAKICMDGIKAGKFTVTCHFVGYLLSIVTSGMSPQRSFWHAFNKVMFGGLVRFVGLFFQWTWYNTIEKWSNSKTKHPISS, encoded by the exons ATGGCGGCCAGTTCTGCTATCTTCCTTTTCTTGACTCTCTTCATCGTTTCTCTTCTCATCATCTTGGCTTTGATCGCACATCCTAGACCCGTCAAGATCCCGATAAAGTCACGCCACGTCTTCATCACGGGTGGATCAAGCGGCATAGGTCTCGCTCTCGCCCACCTTGCCGCCTCCGAGGGAGCTCGAGTCTCCATCCTCGCACGCTCCGTCTCTAAGCT GCCGATCGCAACGTTCTCTGCCGACGTTCGTGACTACGATGCCGTTTTTAGAGCTGTTGACCAATCAGGGCCCATCGATGTGCTGATCGTAAACCAAGGCGTGTTTATAGAAAAGGAGCTTGAGAAACAGAGTATGGAAGAAGTCAAGTTCATGATCGATGTGAATCTTGTGGGAAGCTTCAATGTGATCAAGGCTGCTTTGCCCTTAATGAAAGGTCGTGGTGGACCTGCCTCCATTTCTCTTGTTTCCTCTCAAGCTGGTCAG GCAGGAATCTATGGTTACACTGCATACTCAGCGAGCAAGTTTGGGCTTCAGGGCTTAGCGCAAGCA TTGCAGCAAGAAGTTATCTCTCATGACAT TGTGTCTCTTCTGTTTCCTCCAGACACTGATACACCTGGGTTTCAAGAAG AACAGAGGAAGAGGCCAGAGCTCACTTCCATCATTGCCGCATCCTCAGGCTCGATGAAAACCAAGGAAGTAGCCAAGATATGTATGGATGGTATCAAAGCAGGAAAGTTCACAGTGACGTGCCATTTCGTTGGCTACTTGCTGTCTATTGTGACCAGTGGCATGTCTCCTCAGAGATCGTTTTGGCATGCTTTCAACAAAGTTATGTTCGGTGGTCTTGTTAGATTCGTTGGTTTGTTTTTCCAATGGACTTGGTATAACACCATAGAAAAATGGAGCAATAGCAAAACAAAACATCCAATATCAAGTTAG
- the LOC108815955 gene encoding uncharacterized protein LOC108815955 isoform X2 — translation MDEDEQLNSVSLSSSSPLGFQGMFRGGYQTAPYMYHQEQSKGTGVFIPKSSQTRRRPQHPKQGRVSSFNAKQQRSLHQNRQQYQQNHDNLRSTLTTHNNKSSMITNNVHASIPRRTYRDAIYN, via the exons ATGGATGAAGATGAACAGCTTAACTCTGTTtcactctcttcctcctccccTCTCGGGTTCCAG GGTATGTTCAGAGGAGGCTACCAAACGGCTCCATATATGTATCATCAAGAACAGAGCAAAGGGACTGGTGTTTTCATCCCTAAATCTTCTCAGACCAGAAGGAGACCTCAGCATCCTAAGCAAGGCAGGGTTAGTTCCTTCAACGCCAAGCAACAACGCTCTCTTCATCAAAACAGACAACAGTATCAGCAGAATCATGACAACTTACGAAGTACCCTCACCACTCACAACAACAAGAGCAGCATGATCACTAATAATGTTCATGCTTCCATCCCAAGGAGAACTTACAGAGATGCAATCTACAATTGA
- the LOC108815955 gene encoding uncharacterized protein LOC108815955 isoform X1, protein MAMELEIDDDVFFADISKQISLLIMDEDEQLNSVSLSSSSPLGFQGMFRGGYQTAPYMYHQEQSKGTGVFIPKSSQTRRRPQHPKQGRVSSFNAKQQRSLHQNRQQYQQNHDNLRSTLTTHNNKSSMITNNVHASIPRRTYRDAIYN, encoded by the exons ATGGCTATGGAGTTAGAGATTGATGATGATGTCTTCTTTGCAGACATAAGCAAACAGATCTCTCTTCTCATCATGGATGAAGATGAACAGCTTAACTCTGTTtcactctcttcctcctccccTCTCGGGTTCCAG GGTATGTTCAGAGGAGGCTACCAAACGGCTCCATATATGTATCATCAAGAACAGAGCAAAGGGACTGGTGTTTTCATCCCTAAATCTTCTCAGACCAGAAGGAGACCTCAGCATCCTAAGCAAGGCAGGGTTAGTTCCTTCAACGCCAAGCAACAACGCTCTCTTCATCAAAACAGACAACAGTATCAGCAGAATCATGACAACTTACGAAGTACCCTCACCACTCACAACAACAAGAGCAGCATGATCACTAATAATGTTCATGCTTCCATCCCAAGGAGAACTTACAGAGATGCAATCTACAATTGA